A genomic stretch from Erwinia sp. E_sp_B01_1 includes:
- a CDS encoding YciI family protein: MYIVYLKYSRPMEEVEAVLDAHVLWLNKYFDAGVFIAAGRKDPRTGGMVMVKDIDRERLNVILSEDPFQAVAEYEVTKVNVTRSTNEFNALVGI; this comes from the coding sequence ATGTATATCGTTTATCTGAAATATAGCCGCCCTATGGAAGAGGTTGAAGCCGTGCTGGATGCGCACGTTCTCTGGCTGAACAAATATTTTGACGCTGGCGTCTTTATTGCGGCAGGCCGAAAAGATCCCCGTACCGGCGGTATGGTGATGGTGAAAGATATCGACCGTGAACGGCTGAACGTCATCCTGTCGGAAGATCCTTTCCAGGCCGTGGCAGAGTATGAAGTGACAAAGGTGAACGTAACCCGCAGCACCAATGAGTTTAACGCGCTGGTTGGGATCTGA
- a CDS encoding phosphoadenylyl-sulfate reductase, which yields MSVLDLSALNDLPKVERVMALAEINTKLDKLSAQERVLWALENLPGEAVLSSSFGIQAAVSLHLVTQAKPDIPVILTDTGYLFPETYQFIDRLTDKLKLNLQVYRAEQSAAWQEARYGKLWEQGVEGIERYNEINKVEPMNRAMESLQAQTWFAGLRRDQSSSRAHLPVLAIQRGVFKVLPIIDWDNRQVHQYLQDNDLDYHPLREQGYLSVGDTHTTRKWEPGMAEEETRFFGLKRECGLHE from the coding sequence ATGTCTGTACTCGATCTCTCAGCACTGAATGATTTACCGAAAGTAGAGCGCGTGATGGCGCTCGCCGAGATTAATACCAAACTGGACAAGCTTTCTGCGCAGGAGCGCGTGCTCTGGGCGCTGGAGAATTTGCCCGGTGAGGCGGTGCTCTCTTCCAGCTTTGGCATTCAGGCGGCGGTCAGTCTGCATCTGGTGACGCAGGCTAAGCCGGATATTCCGGTGATCCTGACCGATACCGGCTATCTGTTCCCGGAGACCTATCAGTTTATCGATCGGCTCACTGATAAGCTGAAGCTTAACCTGCAGGTGTACCGTGCGGAGCAAAGCGCGGCCTGGCAGGAGGCGCGTTACGGCAAGCTGTGGGAGCAGGGCGTTGAGGGTATTGAGCGCTACAACGAGATCAACAAAGTAGAGCCGATGAACCGGGCAATGGAGAGTTTGCAGGCGCAGACCTGGTTTGCCGGTTTGCGCCGCGATCAGTCCAGCAGTCGGGCTCATCTTCCGGTGCTGGCTATTCAGCGCGGGGTCTTTAAAGTTCTGCCGATCATCGACTGGGATAACCGTCAGGTGCATCAGTATTTGCAGGACAACGATCTGGACTATCACCCGCTGCGTGAGCAGGGTTATCTTTCAGTAGGGGATACGCACACTACCCGTAAATGGGAGCCAGGCATGGCGGAAGAAGAGACGCGTTTCTTCGGGCTGAAGCGCGAGTGCGGTTTGCACGAATAG
- a CDS encoding aminopeptidase: MFSRLRLSALAALLSCGAVFPLQAASQQMGHFAEQQLRHIATYFPGRMAGSPAEMLTADYLHHQFSELGYETNKRNFSADYPYQSQDGHTTPHNVTATSVIAARAGEVPQQILIVTHADTYMPVSDGDRQKNLGGLTLQGADDNASGLGVMLELAQRLSKVPLHYSLRFVALSGEESGHQGEKDYLARMKPEEKKNTLLVINLDSLIVGDKLYFDSGSNTPDAVARQTRDRALAIARQHGLAAATNGKAVKKHPADDEFDKAGFPLLSIRATNWDLGKKDGQQQRTLSHHFPQGTSRYQASLDNLTYLDRWLPGRITQRTRTTVKILLPLISGLANPTS, from the coding sequence ATGTTTTCCCGACTCCGCCTGAGCGCGCTGGCCGCTTTACTCAGTTGCGGTGCTGTTTTCCCCCTGCAGGCAGCCAGCCAGCAGATGGGGCATTTTGCTGAGCAGCAGCTTCGCCACATTGCCACCTATTTTCCAGGCCGTATGGCTGGCAGCCCTGCCGAGATGCTGACGGCAGATTATCTGCACCATCAGTTCAGCGAGCTGGGCTATGAAACCAACAAGCGGAATTTCTCCGCAGACTACCCTTATCAGTCGCAGGACGGCCACACTACACCGCATAACGTCACGGCCACATCCGTTATTGCCGCCCGTGCCGGAGAAGTTCCCCAACAGATTTTGATCGTCACCCATGCGGATACCTATATGCCGGTAAGCGATGGCGATCGGCAAAAAAACCTGGGTGGCCTGACGCTTCAGGGGGCGGACGATAACGCTTCCGGCCTCGGCGTCATGCTGGAACTGGCCCAACGGTTAAGCAAAGTTCCCCTGCACTACAGCCTGCGCTTCGTGGCACTGAGCGGTGAAGAGAGCGGCCATCAGGGTGAAAAAGATTATCTCGCCAGAATGAAACCGGAAGAGAAGAAAAACACGCTGCTGGTGATCAACCTGGACAGCCTGATAGTTGGCGATAAACTTTATTTTGACAGCGGCAGCAACACGCCGGATGCCGTGGCACGCCAGACCAGGGACCGTGCGCTGGCCATTGCCCGTCAGCATGGGCTGGCCGCCGCCACCAACGGTAAAGCGGTAAAAAAACACCCTGCGGATGATGAATTTGATAAAGCCGGTTTTCCGCTGCTGAGCATTCGTGCCACCAACTGGGATCTGGGAAAAAAGGATGGGCAGCAACAGCGCACGCTCAGCCACCATTTTCCACAGGGAACCAGCCGTTATCAGGCCTCACTGGATAATCTGACTTATCTCGATCGCTGGCTACCCGGACGCATCACCCAACGCACACGTACTACCGTAAAGATTCTACTGCCGCTGATTTCCGGGCTGGCGAACCCCACAAGCTGA